In Desulfuromonadales bacterium, one DNA window encodes the following:
- a CDS encoding glycosyltransferase produces MNILMVTNTFTPHVGGVARSVQGFSNEFRRRGHRVLVVAPFFEGTPEQETDVVRFPALQHFSGSDFSVPVPVPGRVAAALRAFSPHIVHSHHPFLLGDTALRVAARHGIPVVFTHHTLYENYTHYVPVDSPRLRRFVLDLTTGYCNLCHAVIAPSETVAELLAERGVKVPIEVIPTGVDIPLYASGEGASFRARMGIPGDALLLGHVGRLAHEKNLRFLAAAVALFLRRHAEARFLVAGEGPALAEIRQAFDREGLSGRLHCAGVLGRRELADAYHAMDIFAFASLTETQGMVLTEAMAAGVPVVAVDASGVREVVQEGVNGRLIPRAEAEEFAAALAWIADLSPEGRRRLREGARQTAGDFSMAHTAGRALALYQTLIGAGPAPKQRDPSPWRLARRSIAEEWKILRNISHAVGDAVLSPFDGEETSP; encoded by the coding sequence ATGAACATCCTGATGGTCACCAACACCTTCACCCCGCACGTGGGGGGGGTCGCCCGCAGCGTCCAGGGGTTCAGCAACGAGTTCCGCCGGCGCGGGCACCGCGTCCTGGTGGTGGCCCCCTTCTTCGAGGGGACGCCGGAGCAGGAGACGGACGTCGTCCGCTTTCCCGCCCTGCAGCACTTCAGCGGCAGCGACTTCTCGGTGCCGGTGCCGGTCCCCGGCCGGGTGGCGGCGGCCCTGCGCGCTTTTTCTCCGCATATCGTCCACAGCCACCACCCTTTCCTGCTGGGGGATACGGCCCTGCGGGTCGCCGCCCGACACGGCATACCGGTCGTCTTCACCCACCACACCCTGTACGAGAACTACACCCACTACGTACCGGTGGATTCTCCCCGCCTGCGGCGCTTCGTGCTCGACCTGACGACCGGTTACTGCAACCTGTGCCACGCCGTCATCGCCCCCAGCGAAACGGTGGCCGAACTGCTGGCGGAACGGGGGGTGAAGGTGCCGATCGAGGTCATCCCCACCGGCGTCGACATCCCGCTATACGCGAGCGGCGAAGGAGCCTCCTTCCGGGCGAGGATGGGGATCCCCGGAGATGCTCTCCTCCTCGGTCACGTGGGACGCCTGGCCCATGAAAAAAATCTCCGGTTCCTGGCCGCGGCCGTTGCCCTCTTTCTGCGGCGTCACGCGGAAGCCCGTTTCCTGGTGGCAGGGGAAGGACCGGCACTGGCGGAGATCCGCCAGGCCTTCGACCGCGAGGGGCTCTCCGGCCGCCTGCACTGCGCGGGGGTCCTCGGCCGGCGCGAACTGGCCGACGCCTATCATGCCATGGACATCTTCGCCTTCGCTTCGCTGACCGAAACCCAGGGGATGGTTCTGACCGAGGCGATGGCGGCAGGGGTGCCGGTGGTGGCGGTGGACGCCTCCGGCGTGCGGGAGGTGGTGCAGGAGGGCGTCAACGGCCGTCTCATTCCCCGCGCCGAAGCGGAGGAGTTCGCCGCCGCCCTGGCCTGGATCGCCGACCTCTCCCCGGAGGGCCGCCGGCGGCTGCGGGAGGGCGCCCGGCAGACGGCCGGGGACTTTTCCATGGCCCATACCGCCGGGCGCGCCCTGGCACTCTACCAGACCCTGATCGGCGCCGGGCCGGCCCCGAAACAGCGCGACCCAAGTCCCTGGCGCCTGGCGCGCAGGAGCATCGCCGAAGAGTGGAAGATTCTCCGCAACATCTCGCACGCCGTCGGCGACGCCGTCCTGTCGCCCTTCGATGGAGAAGAGACCAGCCCCTAA
- a CDS encoding alpha/beta hydrolase — MKRSLELVISMLLMTCGCAPGGAMGPGETMLSLQSKPLESGYAPVNGINMYYEVHGRRDGVPLVLLHGGGSTIEVTFARVLPVFAGSRKVIAVEEQGHGRTTDRDAPVTFESSADDVAALLRYLKVDKADIFGFSNGASVALQVAIRHPQLVRKLVFASSITKRDGAQPQLWEFMKEADFSNMPQPLKDAFLRVNPDVQQLKTMHDKDAARMQSFKDVPDDALRSVRAPTLIVLGDQDIVKPEHAIELTRLIPNARLLILPGGHGDYLGEAVMTEKETRYPALTARLIEEFLDSR; from the coding sequence ATGAAGCGTAGTCTTGAGCTCGTGATTTCGATGCTGCTGATGACCTGCGGCTGCGCACCTGGTGGCGCCATGGGCCCAGGGGAGACTATGTTATCCCTTCAATCGAAGCCACTCGAGAGCGGCTACGCCCCCGTCAACGGCATCAACATGTACTACGAAGTGCATGGTCGCAGAGACGGCGTTCCTCTCGTCCTGCTTCACGGCGGCGGATCCACCATTGAGGTCACGTTCGCCAGAGTGCTCCCGGTCTTCGCCGGCAGCCGCAAGGTCATCGCGGTGGAGGAGCAGGGGCACGGCCGTACAACCGATCGCGATGCCCCTGTCACCTTCGAGTCTTCCGCGGACGATGTCGCGGCTCTCCTTCGCTACCTGAAGGTGGACAAGGCCGATATCTTCGGCTTCAGCAACGGCGCCAGTGTCGCTCTTCAGGTTGCCATACGGCATCCACAGCTCGTGCGAAAGCTGGTCTTTGCTTCATCGATAACCAAAAGAGACGGTGCTCAGCCACAACTCTGGGAGTTCATGAAGGAAGCGGACTTTTCGAACATGCCGCAGCCCCTCAAGGATGCGTTCCTGCGGGTGAACCCGGACGTGCAGCAGCTCAAGACCATGCACGACAAGGACGCCGCGCGGATGCAGAGCTTCAAAGACGTTCCGGACGACGCGCTTCGGTCGGTCCGGGCGCCGACGCTGATCGTTCTTGGTGATCAGGACATCGTGAAACCTGAGCATGCCATTGAGCTGACTCGCCTGATTCCGAACGCGCGCTTGCTGATCCTGCCCGGTGGGCACGGGGACTATCTCGGCGAAGCCGTAATGACGGAGAAGGAGACTCGCTATCCCGCGCTAACTGCGCGGCTGATTGAGGAGTTCCTCGACTCCCGGTGA
- a CDS encoding transposase, translating to MPRQARLNVPGFFHHVMARGIEGREIFRDEADRENFLDRLGDILARPGAPRLYAWALMTNHFHLLVQPTDLPLSAMLRRLLTGHAVRFNIRHQRTGHLFQNRYKSIVVEDEAYFLELVRYIHLNPVRVGAVTSMDELESYPYTGHAVVLGKRLQEGQDVDSVLSRFSARRSSADSAYRKFVSDGFAQGRRQGLGTGGLARGAVENSTEHWGGRILGCNEFAETVVGVKAVEKVSRRTIEEVLTEVSERTGVSERTGVSAAEILGPGRGRQASSARGAFFRQAQQEAGATFSALGRMTGRTHVAVIKAIQKQVT from the coding sequence ATGCCAAGGCAAGCGAGACTCAATGTTCCCGGTTTTTTTCATCATGTGATGGCCCGTGGCATCGAGGGGCGGGAGATTTTCCGCGATGAAGCGGATCGTGAAAACTTCCTCGACCGGCTCGGTGATATCCTGGCGCGACCCGGCGCACCGCGCCTGTATGCGTGGGCACTCATGACCAATCATTTCCACCTGCTTGTGCAACCGACCGATCTGCCTTTATCCGCTATGCTGCGCCGCCTCTTGACGGGGCATGCGGTGAGATTCAACATTCGGCACCAGCGCACAGGCCATCTTTTTCAAAACCGCTACAAGAGCATTGTGGTGGAAGATGAAGCGTATTTTCTCGAGCTGGTCCGGTATATTCATCTGAACCCGGTGAGGGTTGGCGCAGTCACGAGCATGGATGAGTTGGAGAGCTATCCGTACACGGGGCATGCCGTTGTCCTTGGAAAACGCCTGCAGGAGGGGCAGGATGTCGATTCGGTGCTGTCCAGGTTTTCTGCGCGACGAAGCAGTGCCGACTCCGCCTACCGCAAGTTTGTTTCCGATGGCTTCGCTCAGGGGCGCCGCCAGGGATTGGGCACCGGAGGTTTGGCAAGGGGCGCCGTGGAGAATAGCACTGAGCATTGGGGCGGAAGAATTCTTGGCTGCAATGAATTCGCGGAGACCGTTGTTGGTGTGAAGGCTGTTGAAAAGGTCAGCCGAAGAACAATCGAGGAAGTCCTGACGGAGGTGTCGGAGAGGACGGGGGTGTCGGAGAGGACGGGGGTGTCGGCGGCTGAAATTCTTGGCCCAGGCAGAGGCAGGCAGGCCAGCTCTGCACGAGGGGCATTTTTTCGCCAGGCGCAGCAAGAAGCCGGGGCGACCTTTTCTGCTCTCGGTAGAATGACCGGCCGCACTCACGTCGCGGTAATCAAGGCGATCCAGAAACAAGTTACATAA